The Ignavibacteriota bacterium genomic sequence GCAGTATATCCGGGCGGTGGTGATTTAAGAGATTGGTTTTCTGAACCGACTGGTACCGGAATAACTTGGAATACAAGTACCTGGTATAAAATGAAAATTGAATGGAATAATAAAACATTTACTGCATCAGTTAATGGAACAGTTGTTTGGACAACTTCTGGACCATATGATTATGTCCCTCAAGATTTAAGAATTTGGTTGGGAAGCGGACCTGATAAATATAATGCAGATGTAAATGTAACTTATAGAAACTTTAAACTTGTTGACTTAGGTGGGGGTAGTACTAATTATTTGAACATTTCACCAACTTCTAAATCTGTTTCCTCAAGTGCAGGATCTGCATCATTTAATGTTACCTCAAATGTTTCATGGAATATTAGTGATAATGCAACTTGGATAACGCTGGCACCCTCTTCCGGTTCAAATAATGCGTCTGTCACAGCAACATATCAACAAAATACAAGTACATCTAGTAGAACCGCTACATTGACATTAACTGGAGGCGGATTTACAAGAACTGCAACTGTAACTCAAAGCGGTTCAACTGCTACCGATTATTTAACTGTTTCAAAGGACACTTTAGAAACAATATCTTTAGTTGATACTTTAAGTTTTCAGATAACATCAAATATTAGTTGGACTATAAGTGAGAGTTTAGATTGGATTTCTGTAACTCCAGTATCCGGGACAAATAATGCAACAGTTCTTGTTGATTTTTTAGAAAATCAAAGCTTTTCAAAACGAAGCGGATTTATTACCGTTTCAGGTGGAGGAATTACAAAAAACATTTTTGTGGTTCAAAATGGTATCTATCCGTACATAAATGTTGACCCAGATACTCACAATGTTGATTATTCTGGTGGGCAAGTTGTTTCAGAAATTACATCAAATGTAAATTGGGTTGTTGATAAAAATGTTGATTGGGTAACTTTATCGACATCAGATAGTAGCGGAAATGTTTCTTTATTAATTACCTGTTCAAAAAATAATAATAAAGAAGCAAGAGAAACTTCAATTGCTGTTCATAATGACTCAATTTCCAAGTCAATTACTATAAAACAGGGTTCTAGTAATTTTTACCTTAGCGCATTTCCAAGTTCATGGAATGTCTCGAGGAATTCTGGTTCAGTTAATTTTAGTGTTGAATCAAACGTAAACTGGTCTATAATTAACCAAAGTGATTGGATAAAAACTTCAGTAATTGATAGTTCAGGAAATGCAGTAGTTTCCGCACAATACACCAGAAATACAGATACCACTTCAAGAGTAGCCGATTTAATAATTACTAATGATGAATTGTCAGATACTGTAAAAATTATTCAAGCGGCAGCACCTCCTGTAACAATTGATGTTCAGATAAATCCAGCTAATTCTGGTACAGTTAATGGTGCTGGTACATTTGGACAAGGCTCAAGTATTAAGTTGGAAGCTATTTCTTCTGAAGGCTGGAAATTTGATAATTGGACAGAAAATTCGACGATTTTATCGGTTGATACACTTTATTCTCTTGTTCTCAATGCTTCCAAGGTTATTGTTGCAAATTTTAGTATCAATACAGCTATTAGAGAATCAAATATAATTCCAACTGAATTTGTTTTATCACAAAATTATCCAAACCCTTTTAATCCCTCAACAAATATTCAATTTGGCTTACCTAAACGATCTAATGTAATTATTAAAATTCATAACGTTTTAGGAAAAGAAGTTTCACTTTTGCTGAATGAAACTCTTGAGGAAGGATTGTATAGAATTTCTTTTAATGCATCAAATTTACCAAGTGGGATGTATTTTTACACTATTGATGCTGATAATTTTAAAGCAACGAAAAAAATGTTATTAATTAAATAATATTTTCCACACAAGTCTTTAAAGCAATATATATTGGGTAATGATACAAATATATATTGCTTTTTTTTTGCAACAAAAAAAATATTTTTATGAAAAAAGCACAAATAAAAGAGTTGCTTCTGATGATATTAGTGAGCCTAAGCAGTTATGCGCAAAACAGAGTAACAGACGGATTACAGGTACTTTATAAGTTTAATGAAGGAAGCGGCAGTACAATAACAGATGTATCCGGAGTAGGTAGCCCTTTTAACTTGAAGATAAGCTCAACAGCCAATGTAACGTGGGGAAGCAATTATTTACAGACAAAAGGCGAAGCTAAAATAAAATCATTGGCAGCAGCAACAAAGATAATAAATGCGTGCAAGAGCAGTAATGAACTAACGTTTGAGATATGGTTTATACCAACAGATACTGTTCAGCATAATGTAGTAGCAAGAATGATGACAATGACAAATACGGATTATCACGCAGCAAATATTAAATTATGGCAGAAAACAAATGATTTCGGATTTCACTGCAGAGATTCATCAACGAGCGACGCAAATGGAATAGAATGGAAGTTTTATAATTATCCGGTAAAGCTGAGACATTTTATCTTTACAAGAAGTTCAGATGGACAAGAAAGATTGTATATGGATAATAAGCTATTATCACCGGAGAAGTATAATCAAGAAGACCCGGTTCCGGGAGATTTTTCGACATGGGATAATAGTTTTTATTTGTATTTGAGCGGGGATGCGATAAATGGATTTTATTGGTTAGGGAAGTACTATAAAATAGCGGTATACAGTAAATCATTAAGCGCAGAAGAAGTAGCCCAGAATTATAATGCGGGATTGATAGAATATGGAGTAGCACCAATCTCGGATATAACGGGTACAAATTTACAAGGAGATCATGCAAATAATGGAGAATACGGCGGGCATGGGATATATTGGGGAGACAGTGATGGAGACGGAGACCCGGACTTATATATAACAATGAATGCTACAAGTCCAATGGCGGATCAGTTTTTTGAGAACAACGGAGGAGTTTTAACCGAGAAAGCGGCAGAGAAGGGAATAGATAATGCGATAGAGAACGCGACAACGAAAGGAAGTCACGGGTGGGTATGGGCAGATTTGGATAATGATGGAGATTTTGACGGATGGAACGGATCATACAGTAGAAATATACCCTATAGGAATAAGAATAATCAGCCGGGATATTTTGAAGATATGTTTGCGACAAGCGGAATAGAGGATATAGCATTAGGCACAAGAGGAGTGACAGCGTTTGATTTTGATAATGACGGAGATTTGGATTTATTTGGGAATAATTTCACGGCAAGAACTCAGAACCAGCCAAATGAGTTTTATATGAACAACGGTAATTTCACATTCACGCGTATAAATAACGGATTGACCGGCCCGGTAGGAGATCAAGGTGTTTGTGATGGAGATATAGACAATGACGGTGATATGGATTTAGCTTTGGCAGTATTTGAAAGCAATACGGATGGAAGAAATGTAGTGATAATGGAGAATGTGAATGGACAGTTTGTGAAATTACAGAATACGGGATTGAATTTGGTTATTTCTGCAGATGGGCTAGGCAGTGTGGATGGAGTAACATTTTGGGATATGAATAATGACGGATGGTTAGATGTAGTGAGCGGGAAAAAAATATTCTTAAATGATCATGATAAAACATTTACAGAAGTTGCGAATGTACCGAGCGGATTTAGATTTATGCGAGGAATTGCGGATCTGGATAATGATGGAGATTGGGATTTAATAGATCCATTAGCTGGTAAAGTACATTTGAACAATGGCAATTTAACATTTACGACAACATCATATACAACGGGATTTGCGTCATCGGATCCGAATGTTACTGATTTAAGATGTGTATCATTTGCGGATATAGATTTAGATGGAGATGTAGATTTTGCGGTAGGAGTAAAGAATTTATATAATAGATTGTATAGGAATGAATACAGCGGCAACAACAAATATTTGAAGATACAATTAAAGAGCGCAGACGGACAGATCGGAGCGTTTGGAACAAAGGTATATTTGTATTCGGTAACGGGAGATACGTTATTAAGTTATAGACAAGCCCATGGCAGTCAAGGTTATTTATCTCAAGACGAGCCGGTATTGCATTTTGGATGCGGTAATAGAGATCAAGTTAAAGTAAAAGTTGTGTTCTTAAATAATAATCATTCTACTTTTGAATTTATTTCAAATACTAATAGAATAATTCAAATTCCTATTTCATTAAAAGTAAAAGTGTTTTTAGAAGGAGTTTATAACAATAATAAATTGGACATTAATTTAGAATCTCAATTACCTCTAACACAACCTTTTAATAATTCAATTTTTAACTATAACGGTAGTGAAGCAATTACAAGAGAATTTATTCTTAGTAATAAAATTGTTGACTGGGTACTAGTAGAATTAAGAAATATTAATAATTATAATATAGTAGTTAAAAAAAGGGCAGCATTGATAAATGAAAATGGTTTATTAATTGATTTTAATAGTAACGGATCTATTAGTTTTGATGGTGTAGCACCTAATAAATATTATTTAGTAGTTAAGCATAGGAACCATTTATCCATTATGAGTAAAATAATTGACCTAAACTAAAATTTACAGATATAAACTTATTTAAAATAAAAAAGCCTGCAATTCGCAGGCTTTTTTTATGCAATAAAATAAAATCTTACTCAAGAAGCATCATTTTACTAGTTTTAATAAAATTACCTG encodes the following:
- a CDS encoding T9SS type A sorting domain-containing protein, with protein sequence MKIKLNIFGYLLVFALFSGNVFSQVINDPLQGSTVGTKYGGSFNSEGYQPGIGNNHILYDINPNTIVNGYIEFEVKGFNPASLPVDEDHAFAILYDGRGISEPVAYFNDFKYNYFRWNFHWRQNKNAFKCVVTCAAPTAERINSTYAVYPGGGDLRDWFSEPTGTGITWNTSTWYKMKIEWNNKTFTASVNGTVVWTTSGPYDYVPQDLRIWLGSGPDKYNADVNVTYRNFKLVDLGGGSTNYLNISPTSKSVSSSAGSASFNVTSNVSWNISDNATWITLAPSSGSNNASVTATYQQNTSTSSRTATLTLTGGGFTRTATVTQSGSTATDYLTVSKDTLETISLVDTLSFQITSNISWTISESLDWISVTPVSGTNNATVLVDFLENQSFSKRSGFITVSGGGITKNIFVVQNGIYPYINVDPDTHNVDYSGGQVVSEITSNVNWVVDKNVDWVTLSTSDSSGNVSLLITCSKNNNKEARETSIAVHNDSISKSITIKQGSSNFYLSAFPSSWNVSRNSGSVNFSVESNVNWSIINQSDWIKTSVIDSSGNAVVSAQYTRNTDTTSRVADLIITNDELSDTVKIIQAAAPPVTIDVQINPANSGTVNGAGTFGQGSSIKLEAISSEGWKFDNWTENSTILSVDTLYSLVLNASKVIVANFSINTAIRESNIIPTEFVLSQNYPNPFNPSTNIQFGLPKRSNVIIKIHNVLGKEVSLLLNETLEEGLYRISFNASNLPSGMYFYTIDADNFKATKKMLLIK
- a CDS encoding CRTAC1 family protein encodes the protein MKKAQIKELLLMILVSLSSYAQNRVTDGLQVLYKFNEGSGSTITDVSGVGSPFNLKISSTANVTWGSNYLQTKGEAKIKSLAAATKIINACKSSNELTFEIWFIPTDTVQHNVVARMMTMTNTDYHAANIKLWQKTNDFGFHCRDSSTSDANGIEWKFYNYPVKLRHFIFTRSSDGQERLYMDNKLLSPEKYNQEDPVPGDFSTWDNSFYLYLSGDAINGFYWLGKYYKIAVYSKSLSAEEVAQNYNAGLIEYGVAPISDITGTNLQGDHANNGEYGGHGIYWGDSDGDGDPDLYITMNATSPMADQFFENNGGVLTEKAAEKGIDNAIENATTKGSHGWVWADLDNDGDFDGWNGSYSRNIPYRNKNNQPGYFEDMFATSGIEDIALGTRGVTAFDFDNDGDLDLFGNNFTARTQNQPNEFYMNNGNFTFTRINNGLTGPVGDQGVCDGDIDNDGDMDLALAVFESNTDGRNVVIMENVNGQFVKLQNTGLNLVISADGLGSVDGVTFWDMNNDGWLDVVSGKKIFLNDHDKTFTEVANVPSGFRFMRGIADLDNDGDWDLIDPLAGKVHLNNGNLTFTTTSYTTGFASSDPNVTDLRCVSFADIDLDGDVDFAVGVKNLYNRLYRNEYSGNNKYLKIQLKSADGQIGAFGTKVYLYSVTGDTLLSYRQAHGSQGYLSQDEPVLHFGCGNRDQVKVKVVFLNNNHSTFEFISNTNRIIQIPISLKVKVFLEGVYNNNKLDINLESQLPLTQPFNNSIFNYNGSEAITREFILSNKIVDWVLVELRNINNYNIVVKKRAALINENGLLIDFNSNGSISFDGVAPNKYYLVVKHRNHLSIMSKIIDLN